Within Caproicibacterium argilliputei, the genomic segment CCGGGGCTTCTGCTGTCGTGGATGATAAGTTTGTTCTGCAGAAATTCCCATGTACCGTTCTTTTAAATACTTAATTGCATCGCCTGCATTGTGAATGCCAAGACCCAGCCCATCCTCCTGATCGAAATGCATCACGAAATCGACTGTACTGCCGCCCATTACCTGGCCGTCCGGACCGGTGCGAGAGAAACGAGAAAAAGTGTTGGATGGATAAAACACAACGGAATCGTGCTCCTGCAGGGAATCGTGCAATCCCTGACGGGTCACGGTATAACCGAGATCCTCCGCAACGTCCAGAATATTCACGCGGTGCTTAATAAAATCGGTTTCTTCGGCCTTCTGGCGGTCCCATTCAGCCCGGCGCTCTTGATAAGTCTTTTTCTGCGGTTGTGGAGTTTCATGCGGGGCTTGCTGCTGCACCAGCTTTTCCGGTTCTTTTTCCACCGCCATTGATGCTGCCGGAGACACGACTTTTTCTGGCTCTGCATGGGCAACCACCGTGGACGCGGATTCTGCCGGGGTGAGAACGCTGCCGCCGTGCATCTTTGTGACAACGTCGTCACCGTGCGTGCGTACGGTCGCGGCGTTGTTCGCGCTGACTTGTGCAAACTCATAGGCATCTACCGTTGCATGATCACGGGCATCAACCGTGCTGCTGCCGTGTGCCTCGACGGTAGATTCTTCATATGCGGCAAGGGATGCGGTATCATGCACAATCGCTGTTGCAGTGCCGTACAGGTTGCCGACTGCCTGTTCGTACAGCTCCGCCACGCTGTTTTCGTTGAGTTCCAGATAGCTACTGCCATACCCAACAATACGGGAATTTTCAAACGCATACACGCTGGCGTTATCTGCGGCATGTACATGACTGTCATTTCTTGCCGCGGCAACGTATTTATCCGGCACCAGTACCGGCTGTGCGTAGTTCTGTGCAATTTGCGCCGGTGCGTCCTCCGTACCGAAGTTTACAACAATACGACCATTGTAATCCTCCGGTACGGCATTCAGCTCTTCCTGCGTGGTGACTTTTCGGACTTCATTGCCAGTTTCCGCGTGCCCATGCTGATTCAGCACAATGCTGCTGTCGGCCTGCTCTGCGGTACTGGCATCATGCAGGAAAACGCTGCTGCCGTCTTTTGCAAATACATGACTGTTGTCCAGGGCGTTGACCTGGCTTAGATCCATAGCGTAAATGGTGCTGGCATCCCGCGCGGTAATTTGTGCGGTATCCCGTGCAACAATTTTCGCTTCGTGGAACGCTTCCGCGACATGGCTGCCGATTACAGAAACCGGCATAATGTAAGACTGCGAAATCTGCGCAGGGGTTTCCGGTGTCCCGAAGTTCACAAGGACGGCACCGGGATACTCCGGCGGCACCTGATCAAGCTCCGCTTGACTGCGCACAATCCACTGCGTCCCGGACACCGCCTGCTGATTGGATACTATCCGTTCCACGGTCGCTGTATCCTGAATCGCAACCCGGCTGTTTCCCGCACGGACTGCGTGACTGTGTTCCAGTGCGCGGAGCGAACTGCGGTCATAGGCCGCGCCGTGGGATTCTCCACGCAGCTCTGCCGTGCTGGTGTCATGTAAAATCGCGTTTGCGTGATCAAAAGCTTGTACCGATGCACGGTCAAGGGCATGAACGGTACTTTCCTGCCCGGCACGGACATTGGATGTTTGGCGCGCTATAACGGTACTTTGTTCGTTCGCTTCGACGGATGTAGAATCGAACGCATGAACAACGCTGTTGCCGAACGCGTGAATCCGCGCCGCACCGTGTGCCTCCACCTGCGCATTCTCATAGACATTCGCGCTGTAACTGCCCGGAACCAGGACTGGGTTCAAAAACGCCTGCCGGATTTCGGCAGGCGTGGCAGCGTTCCCAAAACCGAGGACCAGTTGATTAGGCGTATCAGGTTGAACGGCGTTCAATTCTTCCTGAGAGTGCACAATTTGTTTTTCCGGCGGCTGCGGCGCTTCGGAATCGTAAATCAGAGCGTCAAAACGGCTGCGTTCCGTCGGCGTTAGTAAGGTTTCGTACTGTTCCTGGTTTGCAAATGGGAAATAGGAAAGTGTACCATCAGTAAGATTGCAGGGGAACTGGTTACGGCCGCGAAGCAGAGTATCCATGGCTTTCCGCGCAGCCGGACTGCTGTTTGAATTGACAGAAACTGTTTCTTTGACGGATTCCCTCACCGTGTGTAAGTAAGTTTGTCGCTCTGCCAAAGTCATATCCGGAAGGTGTTCCCGCTGCTGAATCAAGGAATCAATGTCTTGAACAAGACCATCTGCGGGGCGGTCATAGCGGACGGCTGCGCCCTCTGATTCCTTTGCGGAGGATGTCCAACTGCCATGCTGCTGATTGATGTCGCTGATTAGTTTAATCGCCTGGCCAGGCCACTGCTGGAGGTTGCGCGTATAATCGTCCAACAGAACATCCGAGTTTTGCACACCACCGGGAACAGCGGTGGAAAGTTCGGTGCCGTGGGTGGGGAAAAGACGGTGGGTATTATCAATCTGCGGCAGATAGGTATTGAGCCACTGATTCTTTTCCAGAATGGATGCCGGATGCAGCGCGGAGGAAAGAATGAAAACTTCCTTTGATGGATCTGCCGCAAGTTTGTGGACGGCGTCTACTACATTCGGATAAGGGGATAATCCACGAAAAAATCCGGGTTGCTGCAGTTGGTGTGGGGTGGCATTCGGCCGGAACTGACACAGCGTACCGGTCAGGTTTACAAAGATGCGCTGGCAGACGACGGTTTCGCTTGCTGCAGCCTCTGCAGTGGCTGTAATTGCCGCAGCACGTTCCTGCTTGATTTCTGCTTTTTCTGCTTTCTGCTGTTGTTCGCTGATCTGCTCCGGGATGCGGCGGCGTTCTTCCTCCAGTTTTGCCGCCTGAATTGCTTCGGGTGATTGCCGCACTTGTTCGAGAAGAAGGGCAAGTTCTGCCATGGAAGAGGCATACAAATCGCTGACAGCACGCAAAGTATGATTGAGATTAAAGCGTGAGGACTGGCAATCGTTGTAATACTGCGTAAACTGCTGCATCCGCGTATCTGTCAACGGTAGTCCTGCCCGTGTTCGGAACATAAGAGAAAGAGCATCCGCAGAAAAGTCGCGGACAGAAACGGACTGAAACTGTGCATTCCCGGCAATTTCGTTTCCCAACCTATCTGCGAGAGTGGCAAGCTTTTCTGTCTGCGAAAGTTCAGCAATGTCCGTTATAGAGCAGCCGAGTTGTTCTGCATATTCGGAAAAGGCAGAAAGCAATTGTGCCGGGCTGTAACGCACTTCGGAAGGCAGGGACTTAGCAGCTGCGGTCCGGACCGTCTGTGACACATCGAACACAGTAGCGGCAGCGTAGCTGGTTCTGACTTTTGTCTGCAGGGTGCCAGCCTGCATTGCTGCTTTTTCCTCTGGAGAGGCATCGGCGGCGGAATGAATCACATCCATGCCGTTCTCTTGGACGACAAATACTCGTTCCGTATGAGGACGGATAACGTGCAGACCCTTTTGTCCGCGTTTTACGGCATAGCCGAGTTGTTTCCACTGCGCAAAGCTGGCAACGTACTGTGCGGTGGGCATTTGGCTGTGAAGCAGCACCGCATTGTTAAAAGACTGCGTCGGAAACCGCGAGGCAAACGCCAATGTCTGCGCAATTTCAGCCGGTTTCTCCTGCAGTACAGCAGCGGCGTCTGACAGCAGATTTTTTGTCTGTCCGGTCAGCGCTGCAATTTTCGCTCTTTTCTCATTATCCATCCTTTTCACTCCCTAACTGTTCAAGATTTTCAATCAATTCCGCGCTGCCAATGGGGTAGCAATCCTGTTCCGCTTCTAAAAAATACGCATTGCCGGTATCATCTTCAAACTGTACGCCGTTTTCCGTGTAGGCGACTGCAAAAGCAAGGCTCGGCGTTGATTCTGCTACCTTTGTTGGCGGACCAAACGGTAAATCATCGTGCTCCATTAGAATTCTCCTTTCAAACTTGTCTGTATTCCTGAGTGCGACATAATGTCGCACTCGTTTTTTTGAGTTCGGACTGAATCAGTCCATGGGAACCATCCTCTTTCTGACTGAATTTTGGAGAAGTGCGACATTATGTCGCACTTAGAAGCTTTCCGGCAACCACCGTGCGGTTGTTTTTGGTCTCATAGCTGCAGGTACACAGTAGCATGATGTGATCCCAGCCATCCGCGGACACGCCGGTGTCGTAAATGGATTTTTTCTGCAATTCCTGCACGAACATAGCGAAATCAATATCACTTTGAAAGTCTGTGCGGGTGAAGCCATTCTGCTCCTTAATAACCGCAAAAATCTGGTACGTTTTTTTACCGGAACTGTCCTCATAAGAAAAGCGCGGATTCTGTTTGCAGAAAGTCGCGCTGTCATATTTAAGCAAGTCCCGAAACATGGTACCGTCCAGCATATTGTGGCCATACAACACGGTGTTGCGGCTGCTGGCCGGTTGACAGCCTGCCTGCATAAACACTGAACCGTGGTCGTCCTTTCGATTCTTGAAATCGTATTTCAAGTAATGCTCCGGGTCAGATTTTGCGGACTGCAGCACGGGATAGTTGATTTTTGTGCCGGGGACGGTAAGCCACCCTCGGATATCCGGGTTGATCTTTTTCAGTGTTGCAAACTTATCCGGTGCTGATGAACTTTTCTTTGCAGCTTTTTCAGCAGGGGCAGAGGCATAAAGCTCCTGCACCTGCTGAATATCGGCATCAATCTGCGCAGGCTGCACCACAAATTTGTTGACAAAAAATAAAGACGTTGCAACTACAACGCCTGCACACAGAACTATGAAAATGGTTTGTACTTTACTGGTCATCGTCTTTGTTTTGCTCGTCGTCCTCAAAATCCTGCAATCCAGCGGTGCGCATACGGCGATAACACAAGAAAATAACTGCAGACGCTGCGCCAGCGCCAACAACGGCTAAAATAATCGGCAAAACCGGATTGTCACCGGTGCGCGGTACGCTGCCGGTTACATCATCCCCGCTGCCACCGGAAAGATTCTGCGTCACGGTGCCTGTACCAGTGCCGGAACCGCTGCTTGTGTCAGGAATCGTGATGTCATTTCCTTCTGTATTACCATTGAGCTGTAAGTAATACTTTCCGGGTTGCAGGCTGGCAACGGACAAACGGCCCTGATTGTCCGTCTTGCCAAGCAGGACGATCTGGCCTGTCGGTCCATCTTTGCGTACAGTCACACTCATATTGGCAATCGGATTGCCGGAACCGTCCTTGAAAAGCAGATAATTGCCAGAAATCGTGACGGTACCTTTCAATTTATTCTCTCCAGGCTTAGAACTACTGCCCGGCGTGGAGCTGCTGCCCGGCGTGGAGCTGCTGCCCGGCGTGGAGCTATTGCCCGGCTTAGAACTACTGCCCGGCGTGGAGCTGCTGCCCGGCGTGGAGCTATTGCCCGGCTTAGAACTACTGCCCGGCGTGGAGCTATTGTCCGGCGTGGAGCTGCTGCCCGGCGTGGAGCTATTGTCCGGCGTGGAGCTGCTGCCTGGTTTAGAACTATTGCCCGGCGTGGAGCTATTGCCCGGCTTAGAACTACTGCCCGGCGTGGAGCTGCTGCTGGACGAGGGAGGAGCTGCTTTTTTCAAAGCAGTAAACCGCGTTGTGGTGCCTTCTTTCGTCAACTCGACAGTTGTCGAACCGTCATATCCGTCTGCAGAGATTACATACTTGCCGGTATACAGATTTTGAAAGGTATGTTGGCCATTTTTATCTGTATCAGCAAGTGCGTAGTGTGCCTCATGCATACCGGTAACTTTCCCTTGACTTCCTTTTGATGAAGCAGAAGAAGATGCGGAGGAAGATCCAGTTGGAGCAGCTGCAGTTCGCAACACCAATTTTCCTGTTACTGTTTCAGGAATACTAGACGAACTTGCTGGAACACTGCTCTCTGAACTGACCGCACTGCTTGCTGAGCTGCTGCCGGTATCTGTGGAGGTAGAGGAATTGCTGTCAGTCGGGATTACGTTGAGTACGGTACCGGTCGGCAGCGGTTTGCCATCATACTGCGCGGTAATCGTCAGATTTCCGAGTACCGCATCATGCGAAAATTCCACTTTAAGGGCGCTGGTTTCAAGCTTACTGTCGGAAAGTACCGCTTGATACGGCTTTGCTTTCGCATAACCGGTCGGCGGAATCAATTCGTCGACATAGTACGGGCCATCATCCGGCCGCACATTTGCAAAAGTGACGGTTTTCTTGTCTGCAGAAATTGTGGCAGACGCAGCACCGACAATGTCGCCTGCTTTGTCGCTGCCTGCGGCATATTTCAGCGCATAGTTTTTGGTGGCGATTGGCAGGGGCTGATTTACGTCGGTGCCGATTGCTTGTACATTCACCTTTTTCGTGTCTGGTTTCAATTCGATATCAAGTGTGGGATTTGTGTCCGATTTGGCTGTAATGCTGATGGGACTGGATGCTTTGATATATCCATCTGCGGATACAGATACCGTGTAGCTATCACTGTCATTTTCCGGTACATACATCAGTGTTGCTTTCCCGGCAGCGTCTGTCGTATATTCGGCATATTTGGCATCGTGATAAATCTCACCGCCGGAAGTTTTAGAAATGACAATGCTGGCATTTCCTACGGATTTTTTTGTGTCGGCATTTGTGACTGTCAGCGCAACATTGCGTGACGGCGGAGCTGCTAACAGTTCCACTGTGGGGGTCGTGCTTTCTCCGCGGTCAATGTGCTGATACACAAGTTTTGCTGGAGTGCGACCGCTCTCAATAGAGTCACCTACTTCGGTGATCGTAAAGGTGCAGTTGTCCGCATCCAAGGCGCGCAGACTTTTAATAATCAATTTGCCCGGGATGGAGGGATCAGTTGTAATCCGGCTTGAGTCAAGCGTTTTCGTAGCGCCGCCAGAAGTGTAAGTGACTTTGACGTTTTCCGGCTTTAATGTTAAATTCGCGCCGGTGACGACGTCTTTTTTAACGATATACAAATCCTTGCTGTACTCCGTCATGCTGACGTTCGGCAGGGTTAGCTTTTGATTTGCTGTTGTGATGTTGATAGGTGTGGACGCAGCGTACTTGTAGTACCCGTCTAAATAGGCAGCCAAGTTGTAAGTGCCGCCGTAAACTGGCGAGAAAGAATAGTTGCCGCCGGTGCGGGTTTCCGCATCCTGGCTGAATTTTGTGTTCGAAACAGAAGTCAGGGAAATGGCCAGTCCTTTCAATCCAGTTGTAGTATCTGACCCAGCGAAGGCTCTGCCGCTTACCGTTGCGTTCATACCATAGTTAAAAATTGTGGTAGATACTTCCGTACCCTTTTTCAAAGATACGAAGTCGCCGCTGGTCCCTTTTTGGTAGCCATCCGGCGCAATCAAATCCTCTGCGCGAATAGTCCCCATATGGGTACGCAGATTGCGGATAATTATACTGCCGTCTGCTTCTTCCGTGAAATCTGGAAAAGAAGAAATAGCACGCGTTTCACCAGTGGCAGTGTTCAGCCTCAATTGAATATCGGAGGCTTTGATAATCAGCGGCTTGTTGTCCGGGTAGCTAACGCGCTTAATCCGCAAGTTGCCAAGGTCGGCCTGCAGCGTGACAGTGCAGTCAGTGGGTACCTTGTCTTTGACCGTGAGGTCGGGTGATACATTGTTTTTGGTAATATCAATTCCCGCTTCGGCAGCAACAACGGAAACCGTATATTTGGCGGTTGTGTCACTGCAAAGCAGCATATACTGGCCATTTGCATCCGTCTGCCGTGCC encodes:
- the srtB gene encoding class B sortase, whose product is MTSKVQTIFIVLCAGVVVATSLFFVNKFVVQPAQIDADIQQVQELYASAPAEKAAKKSSSAPDKFATLKKINPDIRGWLTVPGTKINYPVLQSAKSDPEHYLKYDFKNRKDDHGSVFMQAGCQPASSRNTVLYGHNMLDGTMFRDLLKYDSATFCKQNPRFSYEDSSGKKTYQIFAVIKEQNGFTRTDFQSDIDFAMFVQELQKKSIYDTGVSADGWDHIMLLCTCSYETKNNRTVVAGKLLSAT
- a CDS encoding 5' nucleotidase, NT5C type — its product is MDNEKRAKIAALTGQTKNLLSDAAAVLQEKPAEIAQTLAFASRFPTQSFNNAVLLHSQMPTAQYVASFAQWKQLGYAVKRGQKGLHVIRPHTERVFVVQENGMDVIHSAADASPEEKAAMQAGTLQTKVRTSYAAATVFDVSQTVRTAAAKSLPSEVRYSPAQLLSAFSEYAEQLGCSITDIAELSQTEKLATLADRLGNEIAGNAQFQSVSVRDFSADALSLMFRTRAGLPLTDTRMQQFTQYYNDCQSSRFNLNHTLRAVSDLYASSMAELALLLEQVRQSPEAIQAAKLEEERRRIPEQISEQQQKAEKAEIKQERAAAITATAEAAASETVVCQRIFVNLTGTLCQFRPNATPHQLQQPGFFRGLSPYPNVVDAVHKLAADPSKEVFILSSALHPASILEKNQWLNTYLPQIDNTHRLFPTHGTELSTAVPGGVQNSDVLLDDYTRNLQQWPGQAIKLISDINQQHGSWTSSAKESEGAAVRYDRPADGLVQDIDSLIQQREHLPDMTLAERQTYLHTVRESVKETVSVNSNSSPAARKAMDTLLRGRNQFPCNLTDGTLSYFPFANQEQYETLLTPTERSRFDALIYDSEAPQPPEKQIVHSQEELNAVQPDTPNQLVLGFGNAATPAEIRQAFLNPVLVPGSYSANVYENAQVEAHGAARIHAFGNSVVHAFDSTSVEANEQSTVIARQTSNVRAGQESTVHALDRASVQAFDHANAILHDTSTAELRGESHGAAYDRSSLRALEHSHAVRAGNSRVAIQDTATVERIVSNQQAVSGTQWIVRSQAELDQVPPEYPGAVLVNFGTPETPAQISQSYIMPVSVIGSHVAEAFHEAKIVARDTAQITARDASTIYAMDLSQVNALDNSHVFAKDGSSVFLHDASTAEQADSSIVLNQHGHAETGNEVRKVTTQEELNAVPEDYNGRIVVNFGTEDAPAQIAQNYAQPVLVPDKYVAAARNDSHVHAADNASVYAFENSRIVGYGSSYLELNENSVAELYEQAVGNLYGTATAIVHDTASLAAYEESTVEAHGSSTVDARDHATVDAYEFAQVSANNAATVRTHGDDVVTKMHGGSVLTPAESASTVVAHAEPEKVVSPAASMAVEKEPEKLVQQQAPHETPQPQKKTYQERRAEWDRQKAEETDFIKHRVNILDVAEDLGYTVTRQGLHDSLQEHDSVVFYPSNTFSRFSRTGPDGQVMGGSTVDFVMHFDQEDGLGLGIHNAGDAIKYLKERYMGISAEQTYHPRQQKPRQPEKKPFRLPEKSADMRKAVQYLHHDRGISSSVIEQCTQRGLLYQNKGMAIFVGMNAQGKAVYAARQGTEKPQPGKRSYKCDVAGSDQHVGWYVDNHADKLYVTEAPIDAMSLMTLREQGGHDAMNSNYLALNGTSKAYILYERLKADPSIKSVVLALDNDKAGLDADQKIQDYMHKNLPNVSVSAWKVPEGKDVNEYLLCKKEKARSAQQDQPTRTMPQPAAPQMAANM
- a CDS encoding carboxypeptidase regulatory-like domain-containing protein produces the protein MKTGLFRRALSGALAAAFLISAFPLPASAASGGTTNVSTSAASFTPGIETVPSDAKTIVTSDAEVTGTAVSSYCSVDSSKNITIIKSGNYLISNLGTSTYSKTITISSSIAAKLYYTAKVTIGNIVVSDNATLELHGAGGNLTACAIRTGGQIKVVGGTVELTGNITAGNGASGSTGTRGTDGVNGSSTGGRGGNGESGSSGQSVFLDVSNAKFTALNITGGTGGSGGTGGTGGDGRNALSNDTIPSGEGGQGGNGGSGGFGGLIVLTSNNSDLSFTNISSGSGGTGGTGGQGGKGGNSGYLNSGNIGGYCSGSVGGIGGQGGTGGSSGRIEIDITNSALKVQNVGIGNSGKGGQGGRGGTGGGNSNISVDNPGTGGKGGVGGIGGTFVGSIVINASKAQLTMNTISMTGVSGSSGSGGSGGAGGYNGGSSVHGSTGDSGSSGTSGGSTSGSVSLSFTDDSTATVQSDIAGSCNGSLIAANSTVNMKNYTSAGSMSVTCSGTANVVTGSLSGTSSQSSINVSDFANLRATSLSSTCTSSKINTDGIVEAGNLPSNVVKAKGIIFIGSSGQVYGSPTVNRDLAYSKDLSLTVPKDSTLTVNKSIKGLNGAKLVITNNGTIQNHGQIDYKTGTNNGTVISDYTLHDMDDSSYVLDRGWHFTANKDTYGTMTTNIKTINDLTPIRMRKMPTAFYVMQPDGSTTALDEKATVATWNPVEIYADWAPATGIVVTVQDQARQPVAGATLNFAQNGKTIQENGKAKARQTDANGQYMLLCSDTTAKYTVSVVAAEAGIDITKNNVSPDLTVKDKVPTDCTVTLQADLGNLRIKRVSYPDNKPLIIKASDIQLRLNTATGETRAISSFPDFTEEADGSIIIRNLRTHMGTIRAEDLIAPDGYQKGTSGDFVSLKKGTEVSTTIFNYGMNATVSGRAFAGSDTTTGLKGLAISLTSVSNTKFSQDAETRTGGNYSFSPVYGGTYNLAAYLDGYYKYAASTPINITTANQKLTLPNVSMTEYSKDLYIVKKDVVTGANLTLKPENVKVTYTSGGATKTLDSSRITTDPSIPGKLIIKSLRALDADNCTFTITEVGDSIESGRTPAKLVYQHIDRGESTTPTVELLAAPPSRNVALTVTNADTKKSVGNASIVISKTSGGEIYHDAKYAEYTTDAAGKATLMYVPENDSDSYTVSVSADGYIKASSPISITAKSDTNPTLDIELKPDTKKVNVQAIGTDVNQPLPIATKNYALKYAAGSDKAGDIVGAASATISADKKTVTFANVRPDDGPYYVDELIPPTGYAKAKPYQAVLSDSKLETSALKVEFSHDAVLGNLTITAQYDGKPLPTGTVLNVIPTDSNSSTSTDTGSSSASSAVSSESSVPASSSSIPETVTGKLVLRTAAAPTGSSSASSSASSKGSQGKVTGMHEAHYALADTDKNGQHTFQNLYTGKYVISADGYDGSTTVELTKEGTTTRFTALKKAAPPSSSSSSTPGSSSKPGNSSTPGNSSKPGSSSTPDNSSTPGSSSTPDNSSTPGSSSKPGNSSTPGSSSTPGSSSKPGNSSTPGSSSTPGSSSTPGSSSKPGENKLKGTVTISGNYLLFKDGSGNPIANMSVTVRKDGPTGQIVLLGKTDNQGRLSVASLQPGKYYLQLNGNTEGNDITIPDTSSGSGTGTGTVTQNLSGGSGDDVTGSVPRTGDNPVLPIILAVVGAGAASAVIFLCYRRMRTAGLQDFEDDEQNKDDDQ